In Blastocatellia bacterium, the genomic window GCCTGGCACGCGCTGGTTGATCGAGGCCGGCTCTCTGTGGGTGAGACCGTGCTCATCCATGCGGCGGGCAGCGGTGTGGGCATGGCGGCGATTCAGATTGCGAAACTATCGGGAGCGTGCGTGCTGACAACAGCCGGCTCCGATGAGAAAGTGGCAAAGGCCTATAAGCTGGGCGCGGATGTCGCTATCAATTATCAGCGTGATGATTTCGTCGCCGTTGTCAAGGAAGTAACCCAGGGGCGAGGCGTTGATCTGGTGCTGGAACACATTGGTCCGGCTACATGGGACAAGAGCGTGTTGTGCTTGCGCGAGCGCGGGCGCCTTGTGCACTGCGGGGCGACGACAGGGGTGAACGTCACGATCAACTTGCCCTATTGTTATCATTTTGGAATTAACATCATTGGCTCAGATGGCTTCACCAATGCCGAGTTTGAAACCGTCTTATCGTTGTTCAATCAAGGGAAATTTAATCCTGTGATTGATAGCATCTATCGGTTGGAACAAGCTGCTGAAGCCCAGCGCCGGATGAGCGAACGGAATCTGTTTGGCAAGATCGTTTTGCGCCCTCATGAAACAACACACTCGCCGTTCTGATCACAGGCATCACTTGTTAAGGAGGACACACAAATGGAGATTGATATTAAGAGCATGGAAGTGAAGGCAAAAGCGCAGTGGACGCATCTGGCGCTTCACGTTAGGAATTTGGATGCGAGCGTTGATTTCTACACCAAACAC contains:
- a CDS encoding zinc-binding dehydrogenase, whose amino-acid sequence is MKAIIYHEFGDVDVLRYEDVPLPEINDDEVLVRVRAVSLNHLDHLQRKGPAWLPGFSLPHIAGMDAAGEVERVGQQVTNVKPGDRVVINPSINCKHCRRCINGENNYCMALKVFGGNVNGGFAEFAKAPATHVYRLADNMSFEVAACMPTVYVTAWHALVDRGRLSVGETVLIHAAGSGVGMAAIQIAKLSGACVLTTAGSDEKVAKAYKLGADVAINYQRDDFVAVVKEVTQGRGVDLVLEHIGPATWDKSVLCLRERGRLVHCGATTGVNVTINLPYCYHFGINIIGSDGFTNAEFETVLSLFNQGKFNPVIDSIYRLEQAAEAQRRMSERNLFGKIVLRPHETTHSPF